Genomic window (Desulfonatronovibrio magnus):
GCAACCTGTTTCAAACCTGCCGGCAAACTGTGAGGAAATAGTAATGCTCCTGGCAGCAATGGTGGGGGCCATTCACAAGGAGGAGCTATAATGCAGGATACGCAGGGAAAAATTAAGTCACAACACCTGAGACGCAGCGCCTATCTGTACGTGAGACAGTCTACTCTGCGGCAGGTGGTGGAAAACACGGAGAGTACAAAGCGTCAATACGCCCTTCGCCAGCGTGCTGTGCAGCTTGGATGGACCCTGGAGCAACTTGTGGTCGTGGACAATGATCTGGGCCAATCAGGAGCTTCAGCAGCAGACCGGATGGGTTTTAAAAAGTTAGTGACGGATGTGGGATTGGGGCTTGTCGGTATCGTTATCGGGCTGGAGGTGAGCAGGCTTGCGCGCAACTGCACAGATTGGCACCGCCTTCTTGAAATGTGCGCCCTATCCGACACCCTGATTCTTGACGAGGACGGACTCTATGACCCGGCCCATTTCAATGACCGGCTTTTGCTGGGTCTCAAGGGGACCATGTCCGAAGCTGAACTGCATGTGCTCAAGGCAAGACTTCATGGCGGTATTCTGAACAAAGCCAGGCGCGGAGAACTTGCAGTCAGGCTCCCTGTGGGCTT
Coding sequences:
- a CDS encoding recombinase family protein, whose translation is MQDTQGKIKSQHLRRSAYLYVRQSTLRQVVENTESTKRQYALRQRAVQLGWTLEQLVVVDNDLGQSGASAADRMGFKKLVTDVGLGLVGIVIGLEVSRLARNCTDWHRLLEMCALSDTLILDEDGLYDPAHFNDRLLLGLKGTMSEAELHVLKARLHGGILNKARRGELAVRLPVGFEYGPDKKVRLHPDQQVQESLRLFFETFNRTGSASATVKAFREQGLNFPSYAQKKVNKDHILWGPLLTSQALRILNNPRYAGAFFFRQDTSSPGC